One Nostoc sp. UHCC 0302 DNA window includes the following coding sequences:
- a CDS encoding Precorrin-3B methylase: MAKQDTPLTGEALIKEVCRRIRVARSYWDAHNNAACRGERDRALALYNTLSKEQKERIPQALRVWLRYRSEKYFGAHRTPPKSVRKLK, translated from the coding sequence ATGGCAAAGCAGGACACTCCACTTACGGGAGAAGCGTTGATCAAGGAAGTTTGTCGGCGGATTCGGGTAGCCCGCAGCTATTGGGATGCCCACAATAACGCTGCCTGTCGAGGTGAGCGAGATCGTGCGTTAGCACTTTACAACACCCTGAGCAAGGAACAAAAAGAGAGAATTCCCCAAGCGTTACGGGTGTGGTTACGCTATCGCAGTGAGAAATACTTTGGCGCTCACCGAACGCCGCCTAAGTCGGTACGAAAATTAAAATAA
- a CDS encoding TetR/AcrR family transcriptional regulator, translating into MPTTIGTLSKKTTVRFSLNYFEYYDRSCYCQGMSNISSLKTSSEGGESRPSKGQTSRATILLTAAKLVTIKGLNGLSLGDLAAEVGMSKSGLYAHFKDKEELELATIETAAVIFDNEVLQPAMKAHAGTERLKAVANSFFSHLERKVFPGGCFFAAVAAELDTRPGPARDRVVEVLDKWLSLLKQCILDALLRGEIDPKTDVAQVVFEIEAMLLAANFLFVMRNDPIYLTQSRRGIDNILARLAVSTVAKKKR; encoded by the coding sequence ATGCCAACCACAATTGGAACTTTAAGTAAAAAGACGACCGTTCGTTTTTCACTTAACTATTTTGAGTATTACGACCGTTCGTGTTATTGTCAAGGTATGAGTAATATTTCGTCATTAAAAACCAGTTCAGAAGGTGGCGAGTCTCGTCCCTCAAAAGGTCAGACTAGTCGCGCCACTATTCTGTTGACTGCGGCAAAGTTAGTAACGATAAAGGGACTCAATGGCCTGTCACTTGGCGATCTAGCTGCTGAGGTTGGAATGAGCAAGAGTGGCCTATATGCGCACTTCAAAGACAAAGAAGAACTGGAATTGGCGACGATCGAAACGGCAGCAGTAATTTTTGATAATGAAGTACTTCAACCTGCCATGAAAGCACACGCAGGAACTGAGCGACTTAAGGCAGTGGCTAATTCGTTTTTTTCTCATCTTGAACGCAAGGTTTTTCCGGGTGGGTGTTTTTTTGCCGCAGTCGCAGCAGAACTAGACACACGCCCCGGCCCAGCGCGCGATCGCGTTGTCGAGGTGCTAGACAAGTGGCTTTCATTATTAAAGCAGTGTATCCTTGATGCACTGCTTCGCGGTGAGATAGATCCCAAAACAGATGTTGCTCAGGTAGTTTTTGAAATCGAAGCCATGCTTTTGGCTGCAAATTTCCTCTTTGTTATGAGGAATGACCCGATTTATCTGACCCAATCACGCAGGGGGATAGACAATATATTAGCCCGACTCGCAGTTAGTACGGTGGCGAAGAAGAAGCGTTAA
- the groES gene encoding co-chaperone GroES — protein sequence MAAVSLSVSTVKPLGDRIFVKVSAPEEKTAGGLYLPDNAQEKPQVGEVVALGPGKRNDDGSRQELDIKVGDKVLYSKYGGTDIKLGTEEYVLLAEKDILAVVI from the coding sequence ATGGCAGCTGTATCTCTAAGCGTTTCTACAGTTAAACCTTTAGGCGATCGCATTTTTGTAAAAGTAAGCGCCCCTGAAGAAAAAACCGCAGGTGGTCTGTATTTACCTGATAACGCCCAGGAAAAGCCCCAGGTAGGAGAAGTAGTTGCTCTTGGCCCTGGCAAGCGTAATGACGACGGTAGCCGTCAAGAATTAGACATTAAAGTCGGCGATAAGGTGTTGTACTCCAAGTACGGTGGTACTGACATTAAGCTTGGCACCGAAGAATACGTACTACTTGCTGAAAAGGATATTTTAGCAGTCGTCATCTAA
- a CDS encoding alpha/beta hydrolase, with protein sequence MIGAVILVLSACGQPTFGHPSEPGGKIPADLKRFYDQKLTFGSCEGYATTDADAKDFANDTFECARLEVPLDYQNPRGRTAQIALLRVPAKGKPSKRIGSLLLNPGGPGMSGMSYAVEVAEKLADSPITKQFDLIGFDPRGVAASTPALDCFTDAEREADLLVNSINSGGKDYTDHETRQLYQKCAERSGGEDVLAHVGTRDVARDMDVLRAVFGDDKLSFFGASYGTRLGAIYAETFPQNVRAMVLDAAIDPTIGTTERRLVQFAGFQRAFDNMAAFCAKTPTCPLGTDPKQANAAFQQIVRPLIDKPIITADGRKVTYTAVIDGVTTGLYGETLWPAVIKAITELKSGSGKTLLFLRDILSQRNADGSYGNNYESLVAINCLDEERHTPEQESAMTRDIFKVAPFLDTGRPVNARDLCEHWRVKPTLGYPYAQNIKGLPKTLVVSVTRDPATPHEGGISLAKTLGASLLTVEGEQHGVALTPGNACVNDIVADYLIGLKIPADGARCVL encoded by the coding sequence ATGATTGGGGCGGTGATATTGGTTCTTAGTGCCTGCGGCCAGCCCACATTCGGGCACCCGTCAGAGCCAGGAGGAAAGATCCCTGCGGATCTGAAACGCTTCTACGACCAGAAGCTGACCTTCGGCTCGTGCGAGGGCTATGCCACCACGGATGCCGACGCTAAGGACTTCGCCAACGACACCTTCGAATGCGCCCGGCTTGAGGTGCCGCTCGACTACCAGAACCCCCGCGGGCGAACCGCGCAGATTGCACTGCTGCGCGTACCGGCGAAGGGCAAGCCGAGCAAACGAATCGGTTCCCTGCTGCTCAACCCAGGCGGCCCCGGCATGTCCGGGATGAGCTACGCGGTTGAGGTGGCAGAAAAATTGGCCGACAGTCCGATCACCAAGCAGTTTGACCTGATCGGGTTCGACCCACGTGGGGTTGCGGCCTCGACACCAGCCCTAGACTGCTTCACCGATGCCGAACGAGAGGCCGACTTGTTGGTCAACTCGATCAACTCCGGGGGCAAGGACTACACCGACCACGAGACCCGTCAATTGTACCAAAAATGCGCCGAGCGTTCCGGCGGTGAGGACGTGCTGGCTCACGTCGGCACGCGCGATGTCGCCCGCGACATGGACGTACTCCGCGCGGTGTTCGGCGATGACAAGCTCTCCTTTTTCGGTGCCAGCTACGGTACCCGGCTCGGCGCGATCTACGCCGAAACCTTCCCGCAGAACGTCCGGGCCATGGTGCTCGACGCCGCGATCGACCCCACCATCGGCACCACCGAGCGTCGCCTCGTCCAGTTCGCGGGTTTCCAGCGTGCCTTCGACAACATGGCGGCCTTCTGCGCTAAAACCCCGACTTGTCCGCTCGGCACCGATCCCAAGCAAGCTAACGCTGCCTTCCAGCAGATCGTGCGGCCACTGATTGATAAACCGATCATCACCGCAGACGGACGCAAGGTCACTTACACCGCCGTAATTGACGGCGTGACCACTGGGCTTTACGGCGAGACGCTCTGGCCTGCGGTGATCAAAGCCATCACCGAACTCAAGTCCGGAAGCGGTAAAACCCTGCTGTTCTTGCGCGACATCCTCAGCCAGCGCAATGCCGACGGTAGCTACGGCAATAACTACGAGTCCCTGGTGGCCATTAACTGCCTCGACGAGGAACGCCACACGCCCGAGCAGGAGAGCGCGATGACGCGCGACATTTTCAAGGTCGCACCGTTTCTGGACACTGGCCGACCCGTCAACGCCCGCGACCTCTGTGAGCATTGGCGCGTGAAACCCACCCTCGGCTACCCCTACGCCCAGAACATCAAAGGACTCCCTAAAACCTTGGTCGTGTCGGTCACTCGCGATCCGGCCACCCCGCACGAGGGCGGCATCAGCCTCGCCAAGACGCTCGGCGCGAGTCTGCTGACCGTCGAGGGCGAACAGCACGGTGTAGCCCTCACCCCCGGCAATGCGTGTGTCAACGACATCGTCGCCGACTACCTCATCGGTCTCAAAATCCCCGCAGACGGCGCTCGCTGCGTCCTTTAG
- the groL gene encoding chaperonin GroEL (60 kDa chaperone family; promotes refolding of misfolded polypeptides especially under stressful conditions; forms two stacked rings of heptamers to form a barrel-shaped 14mer; ends can be capped by GroES; misfolded proteins enter the barrel where they are refolded when GroES binds) — MAKRIIYNENARRALERGIDILAEAVAVTLGPRGRNVVLEKKFGAPQIVNDGVTIAKEIELEDHIENTGVALIRQAASKTNDAAGDGTTTAIVLAHALIKEGLRNVAAGSNAILLKRGIDKATTFLVEKIAEHARPVEDSKSIAQVGAISAGNDEEVGQMIAEAMDKVGKEGVISLEEGKSMFTELEITEGMRFDKGYISPYFATNTERMEAVFDEPYLLLTDKKITLLQDLVPILEQVARAGRPLVIIAEDIEKEALATLVVNRLRGVLNVAAVKAPGFGDRRKALLEDIAVLTGGQLITEDAGLKLDNIKLDSLGKARRITITKDSTVIVAEGNEAAVKGRIEQIRRQIEETESSYDQEKLQERLAKLAGGVAVVKVGAATETEMKDKKLRLEDAINATKAAVEEGIVPGGGTTLAHLAPELAEWANSNLTGEELTGALIVVRALPAPLKRIAENAGQNGAVIAERVKEKEFNVGYNAATNEFVDLLAAGIVDPAKVTRSALQNAASIAGMVLTTECIVVDKPESNDNAPGAASMGGGDYDY, encoded by the coding sequence ATGGCAAAGCGCATTATCTACAATGAAAACGCCCGTCGCGCCTTAGAACGTGGCATTGATATTCTGGCTGAGGCCGTAGCTGTTACCCTTGGCCCCAGAGGTCGTAACGTAGTTCTAGAAAAGAAATTTGGCGCACCGCAGATTGTGAATGACGGTGTAACCATCGCTAAAGAAATCGAATTAGAAGACCACATTGAAAACACTGGTGTGGCTCTGATTCGTCAAGCTGCTTCTAAGACTAACGACGCTGCGGGTGATGGCACTACCACCGCCATAGTCTTAGCTCACGCGCTTATCAAGGAAGGCTTGCGGAACGTTGCAGCTGGTTCAAATGCGATTTTGCTCAAACGTGGTATTGATAAAGCCACGACTTTTCTGGTAGAGAAAATTGCTGAACACGCTCGTCCTGTAGAAGATTCTAAATCTATTGCTCAAGTTGGTGCAATCTCTGCTGGTAACGACGAAGAAGTCGGTCAGATGATTGCCGAAGCAATGGACAAGGTGGGCAAGGAAGGCGTAATTTCCCTAGAAGAAGGGAAATCTATGTTTACAGAATTGGAAATCACCGAAGGGATGCGCTTTGATAAAGGCTATATCTCTCCATACTTTGCCACCAATACTGAGCGGATGGAAGCGGTTTTTGATGAGCCTTACCTGCTGCTGACCGATAAGAAAATCACTTTGTTACAAGACTTAGTGCCAATCTTAGAACAAGTAGCTCGTGCTGGTCGTCCTTTGGTGATTATCGCCGAAGACATTGAAAAAGAAGCTTTGGCAACCTTGGTGGTTAACCGTTTGCGCGGTGTGCTGAATGTAGCTGCTGTTAAGGCTCCTGGCTTTGGCGATCGCCGCAAAGCTCTACTAGAAGATATTGCTGTATTGACTGGTGGTCAACTGATTACCGAAGATGCTGGTCTGAAGCTAGACAATATCAAGCTCGATAGCCTGGGCAAAGCTCGTCGCATCACCATTACCAAAGACAGCACCGTCATTGTTGCTGAAGGTAACGAAGCTGCTGTTAAGGGTAGAATCGAGCAGATTCGCCGTCAAATTGAAGAAACCGAATCTTCTTACGACCAAGAGAAACTACAAGAGCGTCTTGCTAAACTGGCTGGTGGTGTTGCAGTGGTAAAAGTCGGTGCAGCCACTGAAACCGAAATGAAAGACAAGAAACTGCGCCTAGAAGATGCAATCAACGCTACCAAAGCTGCTGTAGAAGAAGGTATCGTTCCTGGTGGTGGTACAACTCTAGCTCACCTCGCTCCTGAACTTGCTGAGTGGGCAAACAGCAACTTGACAGGTGAAGAGTTGACTGGTGCATTGATTGTAGTTCGTGCTTTGCCTGCGCCTCTAAAGCGGATTGCTGAAAACGCCGGTCAAAATGGTGCGGTCATTGCTGAACGTGTCAAAGAGAAGGAATTTAATGTAGGCTATAACGCTGCAACCAACGAGTTTGTCGATTTGTTGGCTGCTGGTATTGTTGATCCTGCCAAGGTGACTCGTTCTGCTCTGCAAAACGCTGCTTCCATCGCTGGTATGGTGTTGACAACCGAATGTATTGTAGTTGACAAACCTGAGTCTAACGACAACGCTCCTGGTGCTGCTAGCATGGGCGGCGGTGACTACGATTACTAA
- the ftsH4 gene encoding ATP-dependent zinc metalloprotease FtsH4 produces the protein MTIKEQPKPPRSRIIANVLLAVSGLFLLLNFFLPNLFASGPAGVPYSLFIHQVQEGEVNRVSVGQNQIRYELKTENSEPGQVFVTTPIFDLELPKLLESKGVEFAAAPPPKGSWLTTVIGWVIPPLIFVAIWQFFIARGGGGGPQGVLSIGKSKAKVYVEGESAKITFADVAGVEEAKTELVEIVDFLKTPARFTQIGAKIPKGVLLIGPPGTGKTLLAKAVAGEAGVPFFSISGSEFVELFVGVGSSRVRDLFEQAKKQAPCIVFIDELDAIGKSRSSNGFYGGNDEREQTLNQLLTEMDGFAAGDATVIVLAATNRPETLDPALLRPGRFDRQVLVDRPDLSGREAILKIHAQKVKLGDDVNLKAIATRTPGFAGADLANLVNEAALLAARNQRKMVAQEDFNEAIERVVAGLEKKSRVMNETEKKIVAYHEVGHAMVGALIPGSGRVEKISIIPRGMAALGYTLQLPTEDRFLMNETELRGQIATLLGGRSAEEIVFNSITTGAANDLQRATDLAERMVTTYGMSKVLGPLAYQQGQQAMFLGNGGTNPRRSMSEDTAKAIDSEVKEIVETAHEQALEILKNNRDLLETIATELLQTEVIEGEKLHSLLSQVKPLTELAAGSFAS, from the coding sequence ATGACAATTAAAGAACAGCCTAAGCCACCTCGGTCTCGGATTATTGCCAACGTATTACTGGCTGTATCAGGGTTATTTTTGCTCTTAAATTTCTTTTTGCCTAATTTATTTGCTTCTGGCCCTGCTGGCGTTCCCTACAGCCTATTTATTCATCAAGTACAGGAAGGAGAAGTCAACCGTGTTTCTGTTGGTCAAAACCAGATACGCTACGAGTTAAAAACAGAGAACTCTGAGCCTGGCCAAGTGTTTGTGACTACACCCATCTTTGATTTAGAGTTGCCCAAGCTGCTTGAATCAAAAGGAGTTGAATTCGCCGCAGCACCTCCACCCAAGGGCAGTTGGTTGACAACCGTCATAGGTTGGGTGATTCCGCCGCTGATTTTTGTTGCTATTTGGCAGTTCTTTATCGCCCGTGGCGGTGGTGGTGGCCCGCAAGGAGTATTATCGATTGGTAAGAGCAAAGCTAAGGTTTACGTTGAAGGTGAATCAGCTAAAATTACCTTCGCAGATGTGGCTGGAGTAGAAGAAGCTAAGACTGAGTTAGTAGAAATCGTAGACTTCCTCAAGACTCCGGCACGCTTTACCCAAATCGGAGCCAAGATTCCTAAAGGTGTACTGTTGATAGGGCCTCCTGGTACAGGTAAAACGCTTTTAGCTAAAGCCGTAGCAGGAGAAGCCGGTGTTCCATTCTTCAGTATTTCTGGTTCGGAATTTGTGGAACTATTTGTTGGAGTGGGTTCTTCTAGAGTGCGGGATTTGTTTGAGCAGGCGAAGAAGCAGGCTCCTTGTATTGTATTTATTGATGAACTAGATGCGATCGGCAAGTCTCGTAGCAGTAATGGCTTCTATGGTGGTAACGATGAGCGCGAACAGACTCTCAACCAGTTACTAACGGAGATGGATGGGTTTGCTGCTGGGGATGCAACGGTGATTGTGTTGGCAGCTACCAACCGCCCGGAAACCCTTGACCCGGCATTGCTACGTCCAGGTCGCTTTGACCGCCAAGTGTTGGTAGACCGTCCTGATTTATCTGGACGTGAGGCAATTCTCAAGATTCACGCTCAAAAGGTGAAACTAGGAGATGATGTAAATTTAAAAGCGATCGCTACTCGTACTCCTGGTTTTGCTGGGGCAGATTTAGCAAACTTGGTGAATGAAGCTGCATTATTAGCAGCACGCAATCAACGTAAAATGGTTGCTCAAGAAGACTTTAATGAAGCAATTGAGCGAGTCGTAGCAGGTTTAGAGAAGAAGAGTCGAGTGATGAACGAGACTGAGAAAAAGATTGTTGCCTACCATGAAGTTGGTCATGCAATGGTCGGTGCATTAATCCCAGGAAGTGGTCGTGTGGAAAAGATTTCGATTATTCCCCGTGGGATGGCAGCTTTGGGCTACACTTTGCAATTACCCACCGAAGACCGCTTTTTGATGAATGAAACAGAACTGCGGGGTCAAATTGCTACCTTGCTGGGAGGACGTTCTGCTGAGGAGATTGTGTTTAACAGTATTACAACAGGTGCTGCTAACGATTTGCAACGGGCAACAGATTTAGCAGAACGGATGGTAACCACTTACGGGATGAGTAAAGTCTTGGGGCCACTGGCTTATCAACAAGGACAACAAGCAATGTTCCTCGGCAATGGTGGTACTAATCCCCGGCGGTCGATGAGTGAAGATACAGCCAAAGCCATTGATAGCGAAGTCAAGGAAATTGTGGAAACAGCCCACGAACAAGCCCTGGAGATCCTCAAAAATAATCGAGACTTGCTAGAAACGATCGCCACTGAACTTTTGCAAACAGAAGTTATTGAAGGCGAGAAACTGCACAGTCTGCTGAGTCAAGTTAAACCGTTAACCGAGCTAGCTGCTGGCTCCTTTGCATCTTAA
- a CDS encoding DUF5785 family protein — protein MPSKSNNKREHRGPDKGEAYGVAAVTQALAGVDFPATKEEILSTAGTDGEIQWTKDKTVDLTSLLQEIDQDEFENMPELVEAISQKVREKERA, from the coding sequence ATGCCTAGTAAATCTAACAACAAACGCGAACATCGCGGCCCAGATAAAGGAGAGGCTTATGGAGTGGCAGCTGTCACTCAAGCACTAGCGGGTGTAGATTTTCCTGCTACTAAAGAAGAAATCCTCAGCACAGCAGGAACTGATGGAGAAATCCAATGGACAAAAGATAAAACAGTAGATTTAACTTCATTGCTCCAGGAAATAGACCAGGATGAGTTTGAAAATATGCCGGAGTTAGTCGAAGCCATCAGTCAAAAAGTTAGAGAGAAAGAACGTGCATAG
- a CDS encoding FAD-binding oxidoreductase, translating to MIDRRPAVIVQCAETSDVAQAIAFARENGLEISIRGAGHNIAGNAVCDNGLMIDLSTMNNVRIDAQKRRAYVEPGATLGDFDSSAQIHGLATPVGINSTTGIAGLTLGGGFGWLTRKYGLTIDNLISAEVITADGNKIRTSENENADLFWAIRGGGGNFGIITEFEFHLHPVGSEILAGLIVFPFSQAKQVLTKYRQFVESAPEELNVWAVIRKAPPLPFLPESVHGKEVVVLPVFYVGDIVEGEKLIEPLRSFGDAYGEHIGIQPYVQWQQAFDPLLTRGARNYWKSHNFTELGDGALDALVEFAGKLPSQECEIFIGFIAGASNRVSTDAMAYYHRDAKFVLNVHGRWHDAADDEKCIAWAREFFQASATYASAGTYVNFMTEEESDRVAAAYGSNYDRLVQIKKRYDPENIFHLNQNIKP from the coding sequence ATGATTGATCGGCGACCTGCTGTCATTGTGCAATGTGCAGAAACCTCGGACGTTGCCCAGGCGATCGCATTTGCGCGAGAGAACGGGCTGGAAATATCAATCAGGGGCGCTGGGCATAACATAGCAGGGAATGCGGTGTGTGATAATGGCCTAATGATCGATCTTTCAACTATGAATAACGTCCGTATAGATGCTCAGAAAAGGCGGGCGTATGTCGAACCCGGTGCAACACTTGGTGATTTTGATTCTTCAGCACAGATACATGGGTTAGCAACTCCAGTAGGAATTAATTCAACGACAGGTATCGCAGGTCTTACTCTAGGTGGCGGTTTCGGTTGGTTGACTCGTAAGTACGGACTGACGATCGACAATCTTATCTCTGCGGAAGTAATCACAGCAGACGGGAATAAAATACGAACAAGCGAAAACGAAAACGCTGACCTTTTCTGGGCGATTCGAGGTGGCGGCGGTAACTTTGGTATCATCACTGAGTTTGAATTCCATCTCCATCCTGTGGGGTCTGAAATATTAGCTGGGTTGATTGTTTTTCCATTTAGCCAAGCTAAACAGGTGCTGACAAAGTATCGCCAATTTGTTGAATCAGCTCCCGAAGAACTCAATGTGTGGGCAGTTATTCGCAAGGCTCCACCACTGCCTTTTCTTCCTGAGAGTGTGCATGGTAAAGAGGTTGTCGTACTACCTGTCTTTTATGTAGGCGATATTGTAGAGGGTGAGAAACTGATCGAACCTCTGCGTAGTTTTGGTGATGCTTATGGAGAACATATTGGTATTCAGCCATACGTACAATGGCAGCAAGCATTTGACCCCTTGCTGACAAGGGGTGCGAGGAACTACTGGAAATCTCATAATTTCACAGAGTTAGGCGATGGAGCATTAGATGCGCTCGTGGAATTTGCAGGCAAGTTACCCTCTCAAGAATGCGAAATCTTCATAGGATTCATTGCTGGGGCATCCAACCGTGTTTCGACGGATGCTATGGCATATTATCATCGAGATGCGAAGTTTGTGCTTAATGTGCATGGACGATGGCATGATGCAGCAGACGATGAGAAATGCATTGCGTGGGCGCGTGAGTTTTTCCAAGCTTCTGCGACCTATGCTTCTGCTGGTACCTATGTGAACTTCATGACCGAAGAAGAGAGCGATCGCGTCGCAGCAGCTTACGGATCTAACTATGATCGCTTGGTGCAGATCAAGAAGCGTTATGATCCTGAGAACATTTTCCATCTCAACCAGAACATCAAACCCTAA
- a CDS encoding DUF2949 domain-containing protein yields the protein MTARNQLVHFLEEELGVPDGVITFALRHCEQTPNYLAITLWQYGLVTLDQLAQIFDWLEGAGDWESGGVGEWGR from the coding sequence ATGACAGCTAGAAACCAATTAGTTCATTTTTTAGAAGAAGAGTTAGGTGTTCCTGACGGAGTGATTACCTTTGCCTTGCGACATTGTGAGCAAACACCCAACTATTTAGCCATAACTCTTTGGCAGTATGGGCTAGTGACACTAGATCAGTTAGCTCAAATTTTTGATTGGCTAGAGGGGGCTGGGGATTGGGAGAGTGGGGGAGTGGGGGAGTGGGGGAGATGA
- a CDS encoding ATP-binding cassette domain-containing protein, protein MQAQVLRNQALKDTTSPFSAFNQFWENVRAIAGPYWYPTEPGDRAFSDVIRAWGMLILLILLIIALVGVAAFNTFISNYLVNVIIEEKDITKFTQTLSVYGVSLICVTFLVGFSKFVRKKIALDWYKWLNNRTLSKYLSKRAYYRINFKSDIDNPDQRISQEIEPITNNALTFSATFLEKVLEMTAFLVIVWSISQQIAVVMLVYTVIGNLIAIYLTQELNKINQEELELKAEYNYSLTHVRNHAESIAFFQGENQESNIIQRRFSNLLKNIERKINWERGKEIFNRGYQAIIQIFPFLVLGPLYINGEIDFGQVGQASLATGLFANAMAELINEFGTSGRFSSYVERLAEFSDALKAVTKEPENVSTIKIIEENRLAFENVTLQTPNYEQVIVEDLSLSVQPGEGLLIVGPSGRGKSSLLRAIAGLWNAGTGRLVRPPLEEVLFLPQRPYIILGTLREQLLYPNTSRQMTDAELKEVLQQVNLQNLLTRVDGFDTEVSWENILSIGEQQRLAFARLLVTHPSFTILDEATSALDLENEGRLYQQLQKTKTTFISVGHRESLFDYHQWVLELSQDSSWQLVTVQDYRTQKEIVTIGT, encoded by the coding sequence ATGCAAGCCCAAGTTCTTCGCAATCAAGCCTTAAAAGATACTACTTCGCCATTTTCGGCTTTTAATCAATTTTGGGAGAATGTTAGAGCGATCGCAGGGCCTTATTGGTATCCAACAGAGCCAGGAGACAGAGCATTTTCAGACGTGATTCGCGCATGGGGGATGCTTATTCTCTTGATCTTATTAATAATCGCACTTGTGGGCGTAGCTGCCTTCAATACCTTCATTAGTAACTATTTAGTCAATGTCATCATTGAAGAGAAAGATATTACTAAGTTTACTCAAACCTTGTCAGTTTATGGCGTTAGCCTGATCTGCGTAACCTTCTTGGTAGGATTTTCTAAATTTGTCAGAAAAAAAATTGCTCTTGATTGGTACAAATGGCTAAATAATCGCACATTATCAAAATATTTGAGTAAACGTGCTTATTATAGAATTAACTTTAAATCTGATATTGATAACCCAGATCAACGTATATCCCAAGAAATTGAACCCATTACCAATAATGCTCTAACTTTTTCAGCTACTTTCTTAGAAAAAGTGCTGGAAATGACGGCTTTTTTAGTAATTGTTTGGTCAATTTCCCAACAGATCGCTGTAGTTATGCTTGTTTATACGGTTATAGGAAATTTGATTGCTATTTACTTAACTCAAGAGTTGAATAAGATTAATCAAGAGGAACTTGAACTTAAAGCTGAATATAATTATTCCTTAACTCATGTTCGTAATCACGCTGAATCGATAGCTTTTTTTCAAGGAGAAAACCAAGAATCAAATATAATTCAGCGCCGATTCAGTAATCTCCTAAAAAATATTGAACGCAAGATTAATTGGGAAAGAGGTAAGGAAATTTTTAACAGAGGATATCAGGCTATTATCCAAATATTTCCGTTTCTAGTACTTGGCCCATTATATATTAATGGTGAAATTGATTTCGGACAAGTTGGCCAAGCCAGTTTAGCTACTGGTTTGTTTGCTAATGCTATGGCAGAATTAATCAATGAATTTGGAACTTCTGGGCGATTTTCGAGTTATGTTGAGCGTTTAGCTGAGTTTTCAGATGCGTTAAAAGCTGTTACCAAAGAACCAGAGAATGTTAGTACGATTAAAATTATAGAAGAGAATCGTCTTGCTTTTGAGAATGTTACTTTACAAACGCCCAACTATGAACAGGTAATCGTCGAAGACTTATCCCTATCTGTTCAACCGGGAGAAGGTTTATTGATTGTTGGGCCAAGCGGTCGAGGTAAAAGTTCTTTATTGCGAGCGATCGCTGGTTTGTGGAACGCCGGAACTGGCCGTTTAGTGCGACCTCCATTAGAAGAAGTTTTATTTTTACCCCAACGTCCTTACATAATTTTGGGAACTTTGCGGGAACAATTGCTCTATCCTAACACCAGTCGTCAAATGACTGATGCAGAACTCAAAGAAGTTTTGCAACAGGTCAACCTACAAAACTTACTTACCCGCGTCGATGGCTTTGATACAGAAGTTTCTTGGGAGAATATATTATCGATAGGAGAACAACAACGTCTTGCTTTCGCAAGACTGTTAGTTACTCATCCTAGCTTTACTATATTGGATGAAGCAACAAGTGCTTTAGATTTGGAAAATGAAGGAAGGTTATATCAACAGTTACAAAAGACAAAAACAACATTTATCAGTGTTGGCCATCGGGAAAGCCTGTTTGATTATCATCAATGGGTTTTGGAACTTTCACAAGATTCCAGTTGGCAACTTGTGACTGTGCAAGATTATCGGACTCAAAAAGAAATTGTCACTATCGGCACTTAG